One Devosia lacusdianchii genomic window carries:
- the parE gene encoding DNA topoisomerase IV subunit B, with protein MSQAEDLFGGGDQPERPRPQPEAPKSAAKAASVPGSYSAADIEVLEGLEPVRRRPGMYIGGTDSNALHHLFAEVIDNSMDEAIAGHATRIEVHLGADGFITVSDNGRGIPVENHPKYPGRSTLEIVHTVLHAGGKFDSKAYETSGGLHGVGVSVVNALSDSLIVEVAREQQLHRLTFSRGKPLGEIEALGRVQNRRGTTTRFHPDPQIFGELAHFSAARLYRMTRAKAYLFAGVELRWSCDESLVTEDAPAKAVFHYPDGLKDFLTARVEGETRIVDELFTGSHGKAGTHGAVEWAIGWTLGDGGVSSYCNTVPTPDGGTHEAGLRTALLRGLKNYAELTKNKQAAILTADDVFAHCSAMLSVFVREPEFVGQTKDKLASGEATRIVDTALRDAFDHWLAASPNQAGKLMDWAIERAEERLRRRKEKEIDRASATRKLRLPGKLADCTQTAAQGAELFIVEGDSAGGSAKQARNRSSQAVLPLRGKILNVAGASREKMQASQLISDLIQALGCGTRDRYREDDLRYDKIIIMTDADVDGAHIASLLMTFFFQEMPKLIDGGHLYLALPPLYRITQGGKTLYARDDAHKEELMATEFTGKGKVDMTRFKGLGEMPFAHLRETTMSPKSRTLLQVKVRDDLDATRVSVDRLMGTKPEARFDFIQENAAFVTDLDI; from the coding sequence ATGTCACAGGCAGAAGACCTTTTCGGCGGCGGGGATCAGCCCGAGCGCCCGCGCCCTCAGCCGGAGGCGCCCAAATCCGCCGCCAAGGCCGCGAGCGTGCCCGGGTCATATTCGGCTGCGGATATCGAGGTGCTGGAGGGGCTCGAGCCCGTTCGTCGACGGCCCGGCATGTATATCGGCGGCACCGATTCCAATGCGCTGCATCACCTGTTCGCCGAAGTCATCGACAATTCCATGGACGAGGCCATAGCCGGCCACGCCACCCGCATCGAGGTGCATCTTGGCGCGGACGGTTTCATCACAGTGTCCGACAATGGCCGCGGCATTCCAGTAGAGAACCACCCCAAATATCCGGGGCGATCGACGCTCGAAATCGTCCATACCGTGCTTCATGCCGGTGGCAAGTTCGACTCCAAGGCCTACGAGACCTCGGGCGGTCTTCATGGCGTAGGCGTTTCGGTGGTGAATGCGCTGTCAGATAGCCTCATCGTCGAAGTGGCGCGTGAACAGCAGCTTCACCGCCTGACCTTCTCGCGCGGCAAGCCGCTGGGCGAGATCGAGGCGCTGGGCCGGGTGCAGAACCGCCGCGGCACCACCACCCGCTTCCATCCCGACCCGCAGATTTTCGGCGAGCTCGCGCATTTCTCGGCGGCCCGCCTTTACCGCATGACGCGGGCCAAGGCGTACCTCTTCGCCGGCGTCGAACTACGCTGGAGCTGCGACGAGTCGCTGGTGACGGAAGATGCGCCGGCCAAGGCGGTGTTCCACTATCCCGACGGCCTCAAGGACTTCCTGACGGCGCGTGTCGAGGGCGAAACGCGCATCGTCGATGAGCTGTTTACCGGCAGCCACGGCAAGGCCGGCACCCATGGTGCGGTCGAATGGGCGATCGGTTGGACGCTGGGCGATGGCGGCGTTTCGTCATACTGCAATACCGTGCCGACGCCGGATGGAGGCACCCATGAAGCGGGTTTGCGCACCGCCCTGCTCCGCGGACTCAAAAACTATGCCGAGCTGACCAAGAACAAGCAGGCGGCGATCCTGACCGCCGACGACGTCTTCGCCCATTGCAGCGCCATGCTGTCCGTCTTCGTGCGCGAGCCGGAATTCGTGGGCCAGACCAAGGACAAGCTGGCCTCGGGCGAAGCGACACGCATCGTCGATACCGCCTTGCGCGATGCGTTCGACCACTGGCTGGCCGCCTCGCCCAACCAGGCAGGCAAGCTCATGGATTGGGCGATCGAGCGTGCCGAGGAACGGCTGCGCCGTCGCAAGGAAAAGGAAATCGACCGCGCCAGCGCCACGCGCAAGCTGCGCCTGCCCGGCAAGCTGGCGGACTGCACGCAGACGGCGGCACAGGGCGCTGAACTGTTCATCGTCGAGGGCGACTCGGCCGGTGGCAGCGCCAAGCAGGCGCGCAACCGCTCCAGCCAGGCCGTGTTGCCGCTGCGCGGCAAGATCCTCAACGTAGCCGGCGCCAGCCGCGAGAAGATGCAGGCGAGTCAGCTGATCTCCGACCTGATCCAGGCGCTGGGCTGCGGCACGCGCGACCGCTATCGCGAAGATGACCTGCGCTACGACAAGATCATTATCATGACCGACGCCGACGTGGACGGTGCCCATATCGCATCGCTGCTGATGACCTTCTTCTTCCAGGAAATGCCCAAGCTGATCGATGGCGGGCATCTCTATCTGGCGCTGCCGCCGCTCTATCGCATTACCCAGGGCGGCAAGACGCTCTACGCACGCGATGATGCCCACAAGGAAGAACTGATGGCGACCGAGTTCACCGGCAAGGGCAAGGTCGACATGACCCGCTTCAAGGGCCTTGGCGAAATGCCGTTCGCGCATCTGCGTGAAACCACCATGTCGCCCAAGAGCCGGACGCTGCTGCAGGTGAAGGTCCGCGATGACCTCGATGCGACCCGGGTCAGCGTCGATCGCCTTATGGGTACCAAGCCCGAGGCGCGCTTCGATTTCATCCAGGAAAATGCCGCATTCGTGACTGATCTGGATATCTGA
- a CDS encoding GGDEF domain-containing protein: MSEQEFKRALGYANSAFDLLKRSGIPPYPQFYELLYTYATGVNPTLNNRINALFRSGGSPSMDLAETLYNEFLKSDVNDRMSNVSERMHARIEAVHSAIDTAMTTANAYSGSLQSASGDLEREISIADLRALAGRLLTETRRMQETNRSLEEKLVASRDDIALLQRDLDDVRRESMLDPLTKIANRKSFDEGMETAIAEAAASNDPLCLMLVDIDHFKNFNDTYGHQTGDQVLRLVAMTLKSNIKGKDLAARYGGEEFVAILPSTDIEGAVIVAENIRKAIQAKELLKRSTNEKLGRITASFGVAAFRPDDTAATLIERADRCLYAAKRAGRNRVITEVDLVNLDTPAAAGASAA; encoded by the coding sequence TTGTCCGAGCAGGAATTCAAACGCGCCCTGGGTTATGCCAATTCGGCATTTGATCTGCTGAAGCGCAGTGGGATTCCTCCCTATCCGCAATTTTACGAGTTGCTCTATACGTATGCGACAGGCGTCAACCCGACGCTGAACAACCGCATAAATGCGCTGTTCCGGAGTGGCGGTTCGCCGTCCATGGACTTGGCGGAAACCCTCTATAACGAGTTCCTGAAATCCGACGTCAACGATCGCATGTCGAACGTGTCGGAGCGCATGCATGCGCGCATCGAAGCGGTTCACAGTGCCATCGACACGGCCATGACCACGGCGAATGCCTATTCAGGCTCGTTGCAGTCGGCCAGCGGGGACCTGGAGCGCGAGATTTCCATTGCCGACTTGCGGGCGCTGGCGGGCCGATTGCTGACGGAAACCCGTCGGATGCAGGAGACCAACCGGTCGCTCGAAGAAAAGCTGGTGGCCTCGCGCGACGATATCGCGCTGCTGCAGCGCGATCTCGACGACGTTCGCCGCGAGTCCATGCTCGATCCGCTGACCAAGATCGCCAATCGCAAGAGCTTCGATGAGGGCATGGAGACGGCGATCGCTGAGGCCGCAGCGAGCAACGACCCGCTCTGCCTGATGCTGGTTGATATCGATCATTTCAAGAATTTCAACGACACCTATGGCCACCAGACCGGTGACCAGGTGTTGCGCCTTGTGGCCATGACGCTCAAATCGAACATCAAGGGCAAGGATTTGGCCGCGCGTTATGGTGGTGAGGAGTTCGTTGCTATCCTGCCGTCTACCGATATCGAGGGTGCGGTGATCGTCGCCGAGAATATCCGCAAGGCTATCCAGGCCAAGGAATTGCTCAAGCGGTCGACCAACGAGAAGCTGGGGCGCATCACCGCCTCGTTTGGCGTGGCCGCGTTCCGTCCGGACGACACAGCCGCGACGCTGATCGAGCGCGCGGACCGCTGCCTCTATGCCGCCAAGCGCGCCGGCCGCAATCGCGTCATCACCGAGGTCGATCTGGTGAACCTGGATACGCCAGCCGCAGCAGGCGCCTCCGCGGCATAG
- a CDS encoding SUF system Fe-S cluster assembly protein: MTDEPEIAPAPTIPENRITPNVSGELPEAEVERITTDLIGALKTVYDPEIPVDIYELGLIYKVDLDDDRNLVIDMTLTAPGCPVAGEMPGWVENAARGVEGIQDVTVNMVFDPPWDASRMSEEAQVALNWW; the protein is encoded by the coding sequence ATGACCGACGAACCCGAAATCGCGCCCGCGCCGACTATTCCGGAAAACCGCATCACGCCCAACGTGTCCGGCGAACTGCCGGAGGCAGAGGTCGAGCGCATCACCACCGATCTGATCGGCGCGCTCAAGACCGTCTATGACCCGGAAATCCCGGTCGATATCTATGAGCTGGGCCTGATCTACAAGGTCGACCTGGACGACGATCGCAACCTGGTCATCGACATGACGCTGACCGCGCCAGGCTGCCCGGTGGCCGGCGAAATGCCGGGCTGGGTGGAGAACGCCGCTCGCGGTGTCGAGGGTATTCAGGACGTGACCGTCAACATGGTGTTCGATCCTCCATGGGACGCGTCACGCATGAGCGAAGAGGCTCAAGTCGCGTTGAACTGGTGGTAA
- a CDS encoding glutathione S-transferase family protein, giving the protein MTDLTLYYTHNLNPRVAVAAARHLALPMRYVRFEPMGADREACRPMNPNTLAPILVENGNSLWETDAIVLRLAKLADSGFWPDEHAAAIMQWVSWSAHHFTRAGDTFYFENIIVRRYMDRAPDQRALASAEDDFHRLARILDNVLAQRDWLVGGGLTYADFRVATVLPFAGPALLPVVGYENIVKWHGRLNELAAWREPFAGLDERALPLAGQTNKLPLAGVTA; this is encoded by the coding sequence ATGACCGACCTGACCCTCTATTACACGCACAACCTCAATCCCCGCGTCGCCGTTGCCGCCGCCCGCCATCTGGCCTTGCCGATGCGCTATGTGCGGTTTGAGCCGATGGGAGCCGATCGCGAAGCTTGCCGGCCCATGAACCCCAACACCCTTGCGCCGATACTGGTGGAGAATGGCAACAGCCTTTGGGAGACCGACGCCATCGTGCTGCGGCTCGCAAAACTGGCCGATTCCGGCTTCTGGCCGGATGAACATGCCGCGGCGATAATGCAGTGGGTCAGCTGGAGCGCCCATCATTTCACCCGCGCAGGCGACACCTTCTATTTCGAGAACATAATCGTGCGGCGCTATATGGACCGTGCTCCCGATCAGCGCGCCTTGGCGTCTGCTGAAGATGACTTCCATCGCTTGGCCCGCATCCTCGACAATGTCCTTGCGCAGCGGGATTGGCTGGTGGGAGGAGGGCTGACCTATGCCGACTTCCGCGTGGCTACGGTGCTTCCATTCGCTGGGCCCGCTCTGTTACCCGTCGTAGGTTACGAAAATATCGTCAAGTGGCACGGGCGCTTGAATGAGCTGGCGGCATGGCGCGAGCCATTCGCCGGGCTCGACGAACGCGCGCTCCCGCTCGCGGGCCAGACCAACAAACTTCCGCTGGCAGGAGTGACGGCCTGA
- a CDS encoding metallophosphoesterase, translated as MITRRGVLKLLGAGLMAGLAAVAYPFVEVFGRPRITRYAFTPRNWTPGLNLRIAVIADLHACEPWMDAARIEGICGDAQALGADLILLLGDYITGMDRAADEIPASDWATALARLSAPLGLHAIAGNHDYWEDDRFQRGETSEPAALEALRNAGIPVYRNQSIRLEKDGHAFWLAGLDDQLAFLPGSRYGRARLSGLDDIDATLATVTDSAPILLMAHEPDAFAFGVVPDRVSLTLSGHTHGGQISLFGWRPWAASAGSRHYPAGYYNVDGRELIVSRGLGCSVVPVRLGNWPEVVLLELGA; from the coding sequence ATGATTACTAGGCGAGGCGTACTGAAGCTTCTTGGCGCCGGCCTGATGGCAGGGCTTGCCGCCGTCGCCTATCCGTTCGTCGAAGTGTTCGGGCGCCCGCGCATCACGCGCTATGCCTTCACGCCGCGCAACTGGACGCCGGGACTTAATCTCCGCATTGCCGTGATCGCCGATCTGCACGCTTGCGAACCCTGGATGGACGCTGCACGGATCGAGGGCATCTGTGGCGACGCGCAGGCGCTTGGCGCCGACCTGATCCTCCTGCTCGGCGACTACATCACTGGCATGGACCGTGCGGCCGACGAGATACCTGCATCCGACTGGGCAACTGCCCTGGCAAGGCTGAGCGCTCCCCTGGGCTTACACGCCATCGCCGGCAACCACGACTATTGGGAGGATGACCGCTTCCAGCGTGGCGAAACGAGTGAGCCCGCGGCGCTCGAAGCGCTCCGCAATGCCGGCATTCCCGTCTATCGCAACCAATCGATCCGTCTTGAAAAGGACGGCCATGCCTTTTGGCTCGCCGGTCTCGACGACCAGCTCGCGTTCCTGCCGGGCAGCCGCTACGGCCGTGCCCGCTTGTCCGGGCTCGATGATATCGATGCGACGCTGGCAACGGTCACGGACTCGGCACCTATCCTGTTGATGGCTCACGAGCCTGACGCCTTTGCCTTTGGCGTTGTGCCCGACCGCGTCAGCCTCACTCTCTCCGGTCACACCCATGGCGGCCAGATCAGCCTTTTCGGCTGGCGCCCATGGGCGGCGTCGGCCGGGTCTCGGCATTACCCTGCCGGATACTACAACGTCGACGGCCGCGAATTGATCGTTTCTCGCGGGCTGGGGTGTTCCGTCGTTCCGGTCCGGCTTGGCAACTGGCCGGAGGTCGTACTCCTCGAACTTGGCGCCTGA
- a CDS encoding 3-phosphoshikimate 1-carboxyvinyltransferase: protein MPSPLPPALTIVPPNRPLIGRVSPPGSKSITNRALLLAALANGTSRLTGALKSKDTTLMAAALRQMGVTVEEPDATSFVVTSTGRLQRPEGPLFLGNAGTATRFLTAAVATVDGEVIVDGDDEMRLRPIGPLVTALQSLGIHATSPTGCPPVTIRGKGSFGQGRVEIDAGLSSQYVSALLMAAPLGDGPITVALTGSDIGARGYVDLTLAAMRSFGATVEQLDAGTWLVQPTGYVAADLLVEPDASAATYLWGAEVLTGGRIDLGVAPDAFTQPDAAAQAVIAQFPDMPDVIDGSQMQDAVPTIAVLAAFNNRPVRFVGIANLRVKETDRIRAVANELNRILPGLATEEGDDLLVASDPHLPQKLAGRNTRTRIETYHDHRIAMSFALAGLKLPGITILDPACSGKTYPAYWDMLEGLGVELTPSG, encoded by the coding sequence ATGCCCAGCCCGCTCCCGCCCGCCCTCACCATCGTTCCGCCCAATCGCCCGCTGATCGGCCGCGTTTCGCCTCCCGGATCGAAGTCCATCACCAATCGTGCACTGCTGCTGGCGGCGCTTGCCAACGGCACCAGCCGCCTGACCGGCGCGCTGAAGAGCAAGGACACGACGCTGATGGCCGCCGCTTTGCGGCAGATGGGCGTGACTGTCGAAGAACCGGACGCGACGAGCTTCGTCGTCACCAGCACCGGCCGCCTGCAGCGGCCCGAGGGGCCGCTCTTCCTCGGCAATGCTGGCACGGCGACGCGCTTTCTCACCGCCGCCGTCGCCACGGTCGATGGTGAGGTGATTGTCGATGGCGACGACGAAATGCGCCTGCGCCCGATCGGTCCGCTGGTCACGGCGTTGCAGTCGCTCGGCATCCACGCCACCAGCCCCACTGGTTGCCCGCCGGTTACCATTCGGGGCAAGGGCAGCTTCGGCCAGGGGCGCGTCGAGATCGACGCCGGCCTATCGAGCCAATACGTCTCCGCTCTGTTGATGGCCGCGCCGCTTGGCGATGGGCCCATCACCGTGGCGCTGACTGGCAGCGATATCGGCGCACGCGGCTATGTAGACCTTACGCTTGCCGCCATGCGCAGCTTCGGCGCGACAGTGGAGCAGCTTGATGCCGGGACGTGGCTGGTGCAGCCCACCGGATATGTTGCCGCCGACCTTCTCGTCGAACCCGACGCCTCCGCCGCCACCTATCTCTGGGGCGCAGAGGTGTTGACCGGTGGCCGGATCGACCTTGGCGTCGCGCCTGATGCCTTCACCCAGCCAGACGCTGCGGCGCAGGCGGTGATCGCCCAGTTTCCTGATATGCCTGACGTCATCGATGGCTCGCAGATGCAGGACGCGGTGCCGACTATTGCGGTACTCGCCGCATTCAACAACCGTCCGGTCCGCTTCGTCGGCATCGCCAACCTGCGCGTCAAGGAAACCGACCGCATCCGCGCCGTGGCCAATGAACTCAACCGCATTCTGCCCGGCCTCGCCACAGAAGAAGGCGACGACCTTCTGGTCGCTTCCGACCCGCACCTGCCGCAGAAGCTGGCGGGTCGCAATACGCGCACCCGGATCGAGACCTACCACGACCACCGCATCGCCATGAGCTTCGCCTTGGCGGGCCTCAAGCTACCAGGCATCACCATTCTCGACCCCGCATGCAGCGGCAAGACCTATCCCGCCTACTGGGACATGCTCGAAGGCCTTGGCGTGGAACTGACGCCCTCCGGTTAG
- a CDS encoding ATP-binding cassette domain-containing protein, which yields MGSISLRNAGLVATDTLFSNLNFVIGYGDRVGLVAGNGRGKTTLLRAMAGQGELTSGDIIRSRGLQVGYVEQDMPPKSMGLTLYDAVLEALPIADRETDSWRVDVVLDEFETPDAMRNRKLTELSGGWQRIALIARCWVLQPDALLLDEPTNHLDLGKLYQLENWINQAARNIPVVIASHDRQFLDATTNRTLFLRPDTSHYFALPYSKARVALKEADEAAEAKREKDLKEVSRLRKQAAKLTNIGINSGSDLLVVKSKYLRERAEKIETAVLSVHKERSGEIRLGNSGAQAKVLVAIENRDVTTPAGDKLFRIDKLHIFQGDRLVILGRNGTGKSQFMGLLHRAMTGTDTPGIRVSPQVVPGYIDQAMSFLPDKRSPLDYITGEFDEGDQRSKSLLAAAGFAVEKQERPISELSFGQRARLGLLALRLLEPNFYLLDEPTNHVDIPGQERLEDEILAHGATCILVSHDRSFVRGLGNRFLLIDGKRIKEVDNPEGFFVTMAEEQT from the coding sequence ATGGGCTCGATCAGCCTCCGTAATGCCGGCCTTGTGGCCACCGACACGCTCTTTTCCAACCTCAACTTCGTTATCGGCTACGGCGACCGCGTCGGCCTGGTCGCCGGCAATGGCCGTGGCAAGACCACGCTATTGCGCGCCATGGCCGGGCAGGGGGAACTAACTTCGGGCGACATCATCCGCTCGCGCGGCCTCCAGGTCGGTTATGTCGAGCAAGACATGCCGCCCAAAAGCATGGGCCTGACGCTCTACGACGCGGTGCTCGAGGCCCTTCCGATAGCCGACCGCGAAACCGATAGCTGGCGTGTCGATGTCGTGCTCGATGAGTTCGAGACGCCCGATGCGATGCGTAACCGCAAGCTGACCGAACTCAGCGGCGGCTGGCAACGCATTGCGCTCATCGCGCGCTGCTGGGTGCTGCAACCCGATGCCCTGCTGCTGGACGAGCCAACCAACCACCTCGATCTCGGCAAGCTCTACCAGCTCGAAAACTGGATCAACCAGGCCGCTCGGAACATTCCGGTGGTCATCGCCAGCCACGATCGGCAGTTCCTCGACGCCACCACCAATCGCACGCTGTTCCTGCGACCCGATACCTCACACTATTTCGCGCTGCCCTACAGCAAGGCGCGGGTGGCGCTGAAAGAGGCTGACGAGGCCGCAGAGGCCAAGCGTGAGAAAGACCTCAAGGAGGTCAGCCGCCTGCGCAAACAGGCTGCCAAGCTGACCAATATCGGCATCAATTCAGGCAGCGACCTGCTGGTGGTGAAGTCGAAATACCTGCGTGAGCGGGCCGAGAAAATCGAGACGGCGGTGCTCTCCGTCCACAAGGAGCGCAGTGGCGAGATCAGGCTCGGCAATAGCGGGGCCCAGGCGAAAGTGTTGGTGGCGATCGAGAACCGCGACGTGACGACGCCTGCCGGCGACAAGCTGTTCCGCATCGACAAGCTGCACATCTTCCAGGGTGACCGCCTGGTGATCCTGGGCCGCAATGGTACCGGCAAGTCGCAGTTCATGGGGTTGCTGCATCGCGCCATGACCGGCACGGACACGCCCGGCATTCGCGTCAGTCCGCAGGTTGTGCCCGGCTATATCGACCAAGCCATGAGCTTCCTGCCCGACAAGCGCTCGCCACTCGATTACATCACCGGGGAGTTCGACGAGGGCGATCAACGCAGCAAGAGCCTGCTGGCGGCGGCCGGTTTTGCCGTGGAAAAGCAGGAGCGGCCGATATCGGAGCTGTCCTTCGGCCAGCGCGCCCGGCTCGGCCTGCTGGCGCTTCGCTTGCTCGAGCCCAATTTCTACCTGCTCGACGAGCCCACCAACCATGTCGACATTCCCGGCCAGGAACGGCTGGAGGACGAAATCCTGGCGCATGGTGCGACCTGTATTCTGGTCTCACATGATCGCAGTTTCGTCCGGGGGCTGGGCAACCGGTTCCTGCTGATCGACGGCAAGCGCATCAAGGAGGTCGACAATCCCGAAGGTTTCTTTGTCACCATGGCCGAAGAACAGACATGA
- a CDS encoding DEAD/DEAH box helicase yields the protein MTDDFSGLGLSTKVTDAVTSAGYTKPTEIQAQAIPHLLQKKDLIGIAQTGTGKTASFVLPMLTLLENGRARARMPRTLILEPTRELAAQVSENFEKYGKNHRITMALIIGGVSFEDQNKKLDRGVDVLIATPGRLLDQIDRGKIMLNGVEILVIDEADRMLDMGFIDDIEKICSRLPPRRQTMLFSATMDAQIERLTKKFLKDPVHVQVSRAASTADTIDQKLIKVSSKPEDKRAALRDHIRGATGLTNAIIFCNRKRDVATLARSLERHGFSAGALHGDMDQKSRTETLDAFKNNRLTLLVASDVAARGLDIPAVSHVFNFDVPVHAEDYVHRIGRTGRAGRLGVAYTLVGPADGKHLDAILKLTQKPIEYLETSARPAAPATADAGEERPARPARSRRGGARTRPQAETAAVAVEAAEPASEAPVAPKPQRQSEPRQPRDEAKPQRSRSRRPAETREPESEEVSNSPFGNDGPIPAFLLRPTRIAS from the coding sequence TTGACTGACGATTTTTCCGGGCTTGGCCTTTCAACCAAAGTAACCGACGCGGTGACATCCGCCGGATACACCAAGCCGACCGAGATCCAGGCGCAGGCGATCCCCCACCTTCTGCAAAAGAAGGACCTGATCGGCATTGCCCAGACAGGTACAGGCAAGACGGCATCGTTTGTGCTGCCCATGCTGACGCTTCTCGAAAACGGACGCGCCCGCGCGCGCATGCCACGCACGCTCATTCTTGAGCCGACGCGCGAACTCGCAGCGCAGGTGTCCGAGAACTTCGAGAAGTACGGCAAGAACCATCGCATCACCATGGCGCTGATCATCGGCGGCGTGTCGTTCGAAGACCAGAACAAGAAGCTCGATCGCGGCGTTGACGTGCTGATCGCGACTCCAGGCCGTCTGCTTGATCAGATCGACCGTGGCAAGATCATGCTGAATGGCGTCGAAATCCTCGTCATCGACGAAGCCGACCGCATGCTGGACATGGGCTTTATCGACGATATCGAGAAGATTTGCTCGCGCCTGCCGCCCCGCCGCCAGACCATGCTGTTCTCGGCGACCATGGACGCCCAGATCGAGCGGCTCACCAAGAAGTTCCTCAAGGACCCGGTGCATGTGCAGGTTTCGCGCGCCGCATCGACTGCCGACACGATCGACCAGAAGCTGATCAAGGTGTCGTCGAAGCCCGAGGACAAGCGCGCCGCCTTGCGCGACCACATTCGTGGCGCGACCGGGCTGACCAACGCGATCATCTTCTGCAACCGCAAGCGCGATGTTGCCACCCTGGCACGCTCGCTGGAGCGTCACGGCTTCAGCGCCGGTGCGCTGCATGGCGATATGGACCAGAAGAGCCGCACGGAGACGCTCGACGCGTTCAAGAACAATCGGCTGACTCTGCTTGTTGCGAGCGACGTGGCTGCCCGCGGCCTCGATATTCCGGCCGTGAGCCATGTGTTCAACTTCGACGTTCCGGTGCATGCCGAAGATTACGTGCACCGCATTGGCCGCACCGGCCGCGCGGGTCGCTTGGGCGTGGCCTATACGCTGGTTGGGCCAGCCGATGGCAAGCATCTCGATGCGATCCTGAAGCTGACGCAGAAGCCGATCGAATATCTGGAAACCAGCGCTCGGCCAGCCGCTCCAGCGACTGCCGACGCCGGTGAAGAGCGCCCTGCCCGTCCAGCGCGCAGCCGTCGCGGTGGCGCCCGCACGCGGCCCCAGGCCGAGACGGCTGCCGTTGCCGTTGAAGCCGCAGAGCCCGCCAGCGAAGCACCGGTGGCACCCAAGCCGCAGCGTCAAAGCGAGCCACGCCAACCGCGTGACGAGGCTAAGCCGCAGCGTAGCCGGTCGCGCCGTCCAGCCGAAACCAGGGAGCCCGAATCGGAGGAGGTCAGCAATTCGCCATTCGGCAATGACGGTCCGATCCCCGCGTTTCTACTACGTCCAACGCGCATCGCCAGCTAA
- a CDS encoding PilZ domain-containing protein, with translation MNGCYALSERRGEDGEAIPVYACRLVSISTVQAVVVAPVLAQEGEIVVMHFKDFGILRAQVARALPTGFAVDLLLDDDSRGKLAAKIRWKKTNTQKQAPDKREYPRILPRQPRSVLTMADGTLHSCFVIDISQSGAAVSAAVLPGRGTPLAVGALVGRVVRRLDVGFAVEFTSIQPLEGLEQRLAMQPG, from the coding sequence TTGAACGGCTGTTATGCCCTGTCGGAGCGGCGTGGCGAGGATGGCGAGGCCATTCCCGTCTACGCCTGCCGGCTGGTGTCCATTTCGACCGTGCAGGCCGTTGTCGTCGCTCCGGTCCTCGCCCAGGAGGGCGAGATCGTGGTGATGCATTTTAAGGATTTCGGCATCCTGCGGGCCCAGGTGGCCCGAGCACTACCCACGGGCTTTGCCGTCGACCTGCTCCTCGACGATGATAGCCGCGGCAAGCTGGCGGCCAAGATCCGCTGGAAGAAGACCAATACCCAGAAGCAGGCGCCCGACAAGCGCGAGTATCCTCGCATCCTGCCGCGCCAGCCGCGGTCGGTGCTGACCATGGCGGACGGCACCCTGCATTCCTGCTTTGTCATCGATATCTCCCAATCGGGCGCAGCCGTCTCGGCAGCAGTCCTGCCGGGCAGGGGTACCCCCCTTGCGGTCGGCGCGCTCGTCGGTCGCGTGGTTCGCCGGCTCGATGTGGGCTTCGCTGTGGAATTCACCAGCATCCAGCCTCTGGAAGGTCTGGAACAGCGTCTGGCGATGCAGCCGGGCTGA
- a CDS encoding HesB/IscA family protein has product MAFKIMSLTDAAAERITEIMEDSDKPVIGLRVGIKNAGCAGVSYTMDYVSEPVKGDDHITDKGVDVWVDPKATMYLLGTVMDFETAKMSSGFTFKNPNQTGACGCGESITLKAADLKAIAEARAGA; this is encoded by the coding sequence ATGGCCTTCAAGATCATGTCCCTGACCGATGCTGCCGCCGAGCGCATCACCGAGATCATGGAAGATTCCGACAAGCCGGTGATCGGCCTGCGCGTCGGCATCAAGAATGCGGGCTGCGCCGGCGTGTCCTACACCATGGACTACGTGTCCGAGCCCGTGAAGGGCGATGACCACATCACCGACAAGGGCGTCGACGTCTGGGTCGACCCCAAGGCGACCATGTACCTGCTCGGTACGGTGATGGATTTCGAGACGGCCAAGATGAGCTCCGGCTTCACCTTCAAGAACCCGAACCAGACGGGCGCCTGCGGCTGCGGCGAAAGCATCACCCTCAAAGCCGCCGACCTCAAGGCCATCGCCGAGGCACGGGCCGGGGCCTAG